In Streptomyces chartreusis, the following proteins share a genomic window:
- a CDS encoding bifunctional DNA primase/polymerase, which yields MGFTIGGIREMRSGSRRRGRASECTAVAEFTGLWGWDVVPGARAAAGACSCGRSDCDAPGAHPLDFAPRVPAGATLDEVTKAWSEFPGAAVMLPVGRAFDVIEVAEPAGRRALTRLERMGLPLGPVAATPDGRAHFFVAPGAAAELPELLYRMGWDDPTHLDLRGLGPGEHITAPPSDRGGLGPVRWLRPPALDTATKPPAARLLLGTLAYVAHRSRA from the coding sequence ATGGGCTTCACGATCGGCGGCATCCGTGAGATGCGATCCGGCTCGCGGCGACGCGGCCGCGCCTCGGAGTGCACCGCCGTCGCCGAGTTCACCGGACTGTGGGGCTGGGACGTGGTGCCCGGCGCGCGTGCCGCCGCGGGCGCCTGCTCGTGCGGCCGTTCCGACTGCGACGCGCCCGGCGCACACCCCCTGGACTTCGCGCCCCGGGTCCCGGCCGGCGCCACGCTCGACGAGGTCACCAAGGCGTGGTCGGAGTTCCCGGGCGCCGCGGTGATGCTGCCGGTCGGCCGGGCGTTCGACGTCATCGAGGTGGCCGAGCCCGCAGGACGCCGCGCGCTGACCCGGCTCGAACGCATGGGCCTGCCCCTCGGCCCGGTCGCCGCCACCCCCGACGGCCGCGCGCACTTCTTCGTCGCCCCCGGCGCCGCCGCCGAGCTCCCCGAGCTCCTGTACCGCATGGGCTGGGACGACCCGACCCACCTCGATCTGCGCGGCCTCGGCCCCGGCGAGCACATCACGGCCCCGCCGTCCGACCGGGGCGGCCTGGGCCCGGTGCGCTGGCTGCGTCCGCCGGCGCTGGACACGGCGACGAAACCGCCGGCGGCCCGGCTGCTGCTGGGCACGCTGGCGTACGTGGCACACAGGTCACGGGCCTAG
- the ftsY gene encoding signal recognition particle-docking protein FtsY: MDIVILAVVIAVVVLGALGGLIVGSRRKKQLPPPPPAAPDITAPPVEPHVGDEAETPRDEERRTIEEVDLPDGSTGVAVEEPPVVEELPPTEIEVPEPTAGRLIRLRARLSRSQTALGKGLLTLLSREHLDEDTWEEIEDTLLTADVGVAPTQELVDGLRERVKVLGTRTPEELRGLLREELLKLVGTDMDRVVKTEPEASKPGIVMVVGVNGTGKTTTTGKLARVLVADGRSVVLGAADTFRAAAADQLQTWGERVGAHTVRGPEGGDPASVAFDAVKEGKEMGSDVVLIDTAGRLHTKTGLMDELGKVKRVVEKHAPLDEVLLVLDATTGQNGLVQARVFAEVVDITGIVLTKLDGTAKGGIVVAVQRELGVPVKLIGLGEGADDLAPFEPEAFVDALIGE, translated from the coding sequence ATGGACATCGTCATCCTTGCTGTAGTCATCGCCGTGGTCGTGCTCGGTGCGCTCGGCGGGCTCATCGTCGGCAGCCGTCGCAAGAAGCAGCTGCCCCCGCCGCCGCCCGCCGCGCCCGACATCACCGCCCCTCCGGTCGAGCCGCACGTCGGCGACGAGGCCGAGACACCGCGCGACGAAGAGCGCCGGACCATAGAGGAGGTGGACCTTCCCGACGGCTCGACCGGAGTCGCCGTCGAGGAACCGCCCGTCGTCGAAGAGCTCCCGCCGACCGAGATCGAGGTGCCGGAGCCCACCGCCGGCCGCCTGATCCGGCTGCGCGCCCGGCTCTCCCGCTCGCAGACCGCCCTCGGCAAGGGGCTGCTCACGCTCCTGTCGCGCGAGCACCTCGACGAGGACACCTGGGAGGAGATCGAGGACACCCTGCTCACCGCCGACGTCGGTGTGGCGCCCACCCAGGAGCTGGTCGACGGCCTGCGCGAGCGCGTGAAGGTCCTCGGCACCCGAACCCCCGAGGAGCTGCGCGGCCTGCTGCGCGAGGAGCTCCTGAAGCTCGTCGGCACCGACATGGACCGCGTCGTCAAGACCGAGCCCGAGGCCAGCAAGCCCGGCATCGTGATGGTCGTCGGCGTCAACGGCACCGGCAAGACCACCACCACCGGCAAGCTCGCCCGCGTCCTCGTGGCCGACGGCCGCAGCGTGGTCCTGGGCGCCGCCGACACCTTCCGTGCCGCCGCCGCCGACCAGCTCCAGACCTGGGGCGAGCGGGTCGGCGCCCACACCGTGCGCGGTCCGGAGGGCGGCGACCCCGCCTCCGTCGCGTTCGACGCGGTGAAGGAGGGCAAGGAGATGGGCTCCGACGTCGTCCTCATCGACACCGCCGGGCGCCTGCACACCAAGACCGGCCTCATGGACGAGCTCGGCAAGGTCAAGCGGGTCGTCGAGAAGCACGCACCGCTGGACGAGGTGCTGCTGGTGCTGGACGCCACCACGGGGCAGAACGGCCTGGTGCAGGCCCGTGTCTTCGCCGAGGTCGTCGACATCACCGGCATCGTGCTGACCAAGCTGGACGGCACCGCCAAGGGCGGCATCGTCGTCGCGGTGCAGCGCGAGCTGGGTGTGCCCGTGAAGCTGATCGGGCTGGGTGAGGGCGCCGACGATCTGGCGCCGTTCGAGCCGGAGGCGTTCGTTGACGCCCTTATCGGAGAGTGA
- a CDS encoding LLM class flavin-dependent oxidoreductase — protein MPVSVVRFNLVEPDATPASLAARYRAALEMAAYADEHGITTVQTEEHHGAENNWLPSPFAFASAVFGATKRLAVTVSAIIGPLHDPLRLAEEIAVLDLLSGGRLVTVAGIGYRPEEYALFDVEWKRRGRLQDELLETLLKAWTGEPFEYRGRMVRITPRPFTDPHPLLLVGGSSKAAARRAARLGLPFFPSAHLPELEAYYKERLVEYGTEGWTMMPAAETPLLHVAEDPDRTWAEHGRHFLHEARTYASWQSGEIRSAVKSGATTVEELRAEGVYRIVTPEECAALGFDNYVLHPLSGGMPVEEGWRSLRLFCERVLPALDA, from the coding sequence ATGCCCGTCTCGGTCGTACGTTTCAACCTCGTCGAGCCCGACGCCACCCCCGCCTCGCTCGCCGCCCGCTACCGGGCCGCCCTGGAGATGGCCGCGTACGCCGACGAGCACGGCATCACCACCGTGCAGACGGAGGAGCACCACGGCGCCGAGAACAACTGGCTGCCGTCGCCGTTCGCCTTCGCCTCCGCGGTCTTCGGCGCGACGAAGCGCCTCGCGGTCACCGTCTCGGCGATCATCGGCCCGCTGCACGACCCGCTGCGGCTCGCCGAGGAGATCGCGGTCCTGGACCTGCTGAGCGGCGGACGGCTGGTCACGGTCGCCGGGATCGGGTACCGCCCCGAGGAGTACGCCCTGTTCGACGTCGAGTGGAAGCGGCGCGGCCGGCTCCAGGACGAACTGCTGGAGACGCTGCTGAAGGCGTGGACCGGCGAGCCCTTCGAGTACCGCGGCCGCATGGTACGGATCACCCCGCGCCCGTTCACCGACCCGCACCCCCTGCTGCTGGTCGGCGGCTCCTCGAAGGCCGCCGCCCGCCGGGCCGCCCGCCTCGGTCTGCCGTTCTTCCCCAGCGCGCATCTGCCGGAGCTGGAGGCGTACTACAAGGAGCGGCTGGTGGAGTACGGCACCGAGGGCTGGACGATGATGCCGGCCGCCGAGACGCCGCTGCTGCACGTCGCCGAGGACCCGGACCGGACCTGGGCCGAGCACGGCCGGCACTTCCTGCACGAGGCCCGCACGTACGCCTCCTGGCAGTCCGGGGAGATCCGCTCGGCGGTGAAGTCGGGGGCCACGACGGTGGAGGAGCTGCGCGCCGAGGGCGTGTACCGGATCGTCACCCCCGAGGAGTGCGCGGCGCTGGGCTTCGACAACTACGTACTGCACCCCTTGTCGGGCGGGATGCCCGTGGAGGAGGGGTGGCGGAGTCTGCGGCTGTTCTGCGAGCGGGTGCTGCCCGCGCTGGACGCCTGA